In the genome of Dysgonomonadaceae bacterium zrk40, the window TTTCGGGCGATAGGCAAGCGGACGGATAGACGAAACAGCGCGGGACACGCCCGTCGACTCCATCCGCATGGCCGTGTCTTTTTCCCTCGTTGGCCTTTGTGCGGCGTGCGATCTCAGCACTTCGGCGACGCGGGCATGGAGAGGCGCTTCATTGCAAACTGTCTTTCACGAGCAGGACGGACAGGTAAAAACCCTGGCTGCGCATGTCGAAAAAGCCGTTGGTGAAGTCGAAGAAGTAGAACATGTCGGGCATCGCTTCCGAGGATGTCCAGAACAACGCGCCATCGCCTTGCCGCGCGGCGTCGTCAGTCGCCTCGTTCAACCCAAGATCGCGCGCCGCGCCGGGCCCCTGCGCCGGCGTCCCATAGCATGTCCGATCCGCCTCGCGGTAGGCTGAATGGCCCCCAAGTGTTTCCGCAAGACGGATCGATGACATACCCTTGTCGGATTGCAACAGCCACTACATCGCCTTGAGCCATGCGCTCAAAGGCTGTTTTGTCGAATGCATCGGGGTGTGGGTCGTCACCGTGAACTGGAACCGGCAATCGCCGCTTGAGCATTGATTAAGACCGCGCAGGATTTTGAACTGCTCTTGTTACCGCCCTGTGTCGCCGGCTCGAAGCATGTTGCGATGACGAATGGCGGGACGAGGACTGACCAGTCAAGGCCCCCGAAACAAATCCGTTGACAGCATATAGAGCTATTTATATTCTCTTAAATGGGACTATATTACATAATAATGGAGCAGCAATCATGAACCGTCTTCTCTCTCAATTGTCATGCGCTTCGGCGCTGGCGCTCGCGATGGCCGTGTCCGGTCACGCCCAGGCGCAAACCGAAGTCGATGTAGCCATGATCGGCGAACCCGATACGTTCGACCCCATGGTCTCCACCAAGGACGTGGTCAGCATCGTGACCCAGCACTTCGTCGAGACCCTGTTCACCTTCGACGACAATTGGGCGACGGTTCCGCTGCTTGCCGCGGCCACGCCGGATGTCAGCGATGACGGGCTGACCTATGTCATTCCGATCCGCGAAGGCGTCACCTTCCACGACGGTTCCACCATGGATTCGGCTGATGTTGTCGGCTCGCTGGAGCGTTGGCTCAAAGTGGCCTCCCGCGGCAAGAGCGTCGCCGCCTATGTCGACAGCGTCGAGGCGACCGGCGATTATGAGGTGACCATCAAGCTCAACCAGCCTTACGCGCCGCTTCTTTCCCTGCTCGCATTCTCAAACTCGGCGGCGGTGGTCTATCCCGAGGAGATCCTCGCCGACCAGATCGACAATGTGGTCGGAACCGGTCCTTACGAGATAGCCGATTATGTGCCGGACCAGTACATCCAGCTTGTCCGCTTCGATGGCTATACCCAGCCGACAGGCGCGGCCGAACGCAAGCAGATTCCCGATGAAATCCGCTTCGTGCCCGTTGCCGACCCGAATACGCGGGTTGAGGGCTTGCTTTCCGGCCAGTTCGATTTTGCCGACAGTCTGTCGACGGAATCTTATGGCAGGCTGGAGTCGAGCGACGTCGCCGAGCCATTGCTGCTGGAGCCCTTCGGCTGGCCGCTGTTCGCGATGAACCACAAGAAGGGCATGATGACCGATATCGAAATCCGCAAAGCCGTCCAGGCCGCCCTGCCCTTCGACGACATGCTGTATGCCGCCTTTGGCGACGAGAAATTCTATCAGGTCGAAGGCGCGATGTACCCGGAAGGCTGGGTCTGGAACAATGACGGCGGCGTCGAACTCTATAATCAGAACGATATCAAAGCCGCCGCCGCGCACCTGGAGAAGGCGGGCTATGACGGCACGCCGCTGCGCATCCTGACCTCGCGCCAGTACGAGTTCCACTACCAGATGGCCCTGGTCGCGAAGGCCGCACTCGAAGCCGCCGGCTTCAAGGTGCAGATGGATGTCGTGGACTGGGCCACGCTCGCCGAGCGGCGCAACAACCCCGATCTGTGGGACATCTACATCACCCACTCCCCGTTCCTGCCCGAGCCGGCGCTGATCTCCAGCTTCTCGGCCGAAGCGCGTGAAGGCTGGAATGATCCGGTCAAGAACGAGATCTATGCCCGTTTCACCACCGAGACGGATCCGGAAATCCGCAAGGCCGTGTTCAAGGAACTCCAGACCGAACTTTACGAGAATGTCGGCTTCATCAAGATCGGCAACTTCAATGCGCTTCAAGGCAAGTCGAAGACGCTCGAAGGCGTCAGCGCTTCGCCGTGGCCGCAGTTCTGGAATGCCTCGACGTCCGAATAACGAGGCATGCCGGCGCGGTGCCATGATCGCTGCGCCGGCCGCTCCTGATAAGTCCTTCATGGTCGCGAGACGTCGAATGCGGTTATCGTCCGGGGCTCGGATATGCTTCGTCGATATGCCAGGGGATCGAACTGAATGACAAATTATCTGATCAGGCGTTTTGTGGGCATGCTGGTCGTAACCTTCCTCGTGCTGACGATCGCCTTCGTGCTTGTGCGGCTTGCGCCGGGAGATCCGGCGGCCCTGATGCTGGGGCCGGACGCGACGCCTCAGGACGTCATGGATCTGCGCGCCAGCCTCGGCCTCGATCGGCCGATCTTCGTGCAATACCTCACCTTCGTTGCCAATGCCGCACAGGGTGATCTCGGCCGCTCGCTTTTCTTTGACAATTCCGTGACGTCGGTACTCGCGGCGCGGGCCGAACCGACCGTGTTCCTGTCGCTGTTCTCGCTGATCTTCGCCCTCGTCATCGCCACGCCGATCGGAATCTACGCGGCTTATCGGCGCGGCTCGGTGCTGGATCAGTCGGCGGTGACGACCGCCATGCTCGCCGCATCGGTTCCAAGCTTCCTGACCGGCCTCATCTTTCAGCGCTATCTCGCCACCGAACTCGGCTGGTTTCCCGCCTCCGGCTATGGCGGGCCCGATGCCGGTTTCCTCGATCGAATGTGGCATCTTGTGCTGCCCTCGATCACGCTCGGCATCGTGAACTCCGCGCTGATCCTGCGTTTCACCCGCGCTTCGATGCTGGACATTCTCGGCGAAGACTATGTGCGCACCGCCCGCGCCAAAGGCATGAGCGAGCGCCGCGTGGTGCTGCGTCACGCGCTCAAGAACGCCGGCATTCCGATCATCACCGTCGTCGGGCTCACCTTCGCGCTGCTGGTGGCCGGCGCCGTGGTCACGGAACGGGTGTTCAATCTGCCGGGACTTGGCAGCCTTGTGGTGAATGCGGTGCTGCGACGGGATTATCCCGTGATCCAGGGCACGCTCATCGTGGTGGCGATCCTCTACGTCTTCATCAATCTTCTGACCGACCTTCTCTATCTGGTCATCGACAAGCGGGTGCGGTACTGACCATGGCCGATACGACACTTTCCTCCGGCACGCCGGAAACGGCCGAACCGGAAGGCACGGGCGAACCCGGTTTCTTCCGTGTCCTGCTTGCGCGGCGTTCGGTGCAGGTCTCACTGGCCGTGTTCCTGGCAATCGCAATTCTCTGTCTGTTCGCGTCGCTGGTGGCGCCCGCCAATCCCGATGCGATGTCGGTGCGCGAGCGCCTGCAGGGACCGAGTGCTGCCCACTGGTTCGGCACGGATGCGTTCGGACGCGATGTACTGTCGCGCCTTCTTTACGCCGGGCGCTCTTCGCTCAGCATCGGACTTTCGGTGGCGATCCTGTCGTCGTTGATTGGCGTGGTGATTGGCCTGACGGCAGGCTTCTTCAGCCGGCTCGACTGGCCGTTTTCGCGGTTGATCGACGCGATGATGGCGTTTCCGGACATCCTCATGGCGCTGTCGCTCGTCGCGATTTTCGGCGGCACCCTCACCAATGTCGTGGTCGCGCTCTCGATCGTTTATGCGCCGCGCGTCGCCCGCATCGTCAGAGCCTCGACGATGGTCATCCGCGAAATGCCTTATGTCGAGGCCGCACGGGCTCTGGGAACGCGGACCTGGCGCATCATGATCACCCATGCGCTGCGCAACATCGTCTCGCCGATCCTGGTGCAGGCAACGTTCATCTTCGCCTATGCGATGCTGGCCGAGGCCGGCCTCTCCTTCCTCGGCATCGGCGTCGACCCCGAGACCCCGACCTGGGGCATCATGGTCAATGAAGGCCGCCAATACCTCGACACGGCCATCTATCTCATCCTGTTTCCGGGCGTTGCCATATCGCTGTCCGTACTGACTCTCCAGATCGTCGGCGACGCGCTGCGCGACGCTCTCGACCCGCATCTTGCCAAGGAAGCCTGAATGTCTCTCACCCTCGTCAATTTCCACATTATCGGGTTCGATGACGCACCCGATCAAATCCACATCGGCGATGACGGCCTGCTTGCGAAGAACGCCGCGCCGGACGCCCGGCTCATCGATTGCAACGGCGCCTTTCTGTCGCCAGGCTGGTGCGACCTGCATGTCCATGTCTGGCATGGTGGCACGGACATTTCGGTGCGGGCCTCGCAGGCCGGCCGGCCGACCGGCGTCACCGCCATGGCCGATGCCGGCTCGGCCGGCGAGGCGAGTTTTCACGGCCTGCGCGAATACGTCATCGAACGCCAGTCCGAAACCGTGCGCGCGTTTCTCAACATCGGCTCCATCGGGCTGGTTGCCTGCAACCGGGTGCCCGAACTGATCGACTGGCGCTCCATCGATATCGACAAGACACTGGCCGTGGTCGAGGCCAATCGCGACGTCATCTGCGGCATCAAGGTTCGCGCCTCGGGCGTGATCGTCGGCTCCTGGGGGATCACACCCGCCAAGATCGCCAAGCGCGTCGCCGAAATGACCAGGCTGCCGCTGATGGTGCATGTGGGCGAACCGCCGCCGCTGATTGACGAGGTCTTCGAACTTCTGACGCCGGGCGATATCGTGACCCATTGCTTCAACGGCAAGGCCGCCGGCTCGATCCGCGACACCGATGCGCTGTTCAAAATGGCGCAGGACATGGCGGCGCGGGGCATATTGATGGATATCGGACATGGCGGGGCCTCGTTCAATTTCGAGACCGCGCGCGCCTCGATGGCCGATGGCCTGAAGCCGTTCTCGATTTCGACGGACCTCCATCTCCACAGCATCGAGGACCCGGTGCGCGACCTCGCGACCACCATGTCCAAGCTCTACGGCCTCGGTTTGCCCTTCGACGATTGTATTGAAGCGGTCTGCGCCGGACCGCGCGGCGTGCTCGGCCTCAGCGGGCGCGGCGGTCTTGCCGCCGGAACACGCGCCGATTTCACGGTTTTCGATTTCGCCGAGGCTTCGCTGCCGGTCCTCGACAGTCAGGGCAACACCATGACGCTGGAACGGCTGTTCGAGCCGCGCATGACGGTGATCGGCAACGATGTTCAACCGGCCGCGCGGAGGGCCTCATGAACGAGGACGCCATTCTGGATGTCCGGGGACTGAACGTCCGCTTTCGCGGCCAGGGGCGCGAGGTGGCGGCGCTGCGCGACGTCAGCTTCAGCATCGGCCGCGGTCGCACGCTTGCGCTGGTGGGCGAGAGCGGTTCCGGTAAATCGGTGACCTCGCTGGCGCTGATGGGCCTGCTGCCGCCGAACGGCAGGATCGCGGCGGGCACGCTCGCCTATCGCCACCGCGACGGCCGCATGCTCGAACTGACGGAGCTTGGCGAAGCGGAGCGGCGGCGGCTGCGCGGCGACCAGATGTCGATGATTTTCCAGGAGCCGATGTCGTCGCTCAACCCGCTGTTCACGATCGGTGACCAGATCGGCGAGATGCTGTTCCTGCACGAGACGATGGACGCGGCGACGCGGCGCAGGCGCACGATCGAAATGCTGGAACTGGTCGAGATACCGGAAGCCGCGCGGCGGATGGACAGCTACCCCCACGAACTCTCGGGCGGCATGCGCCAGCGCGTGATGATTGCCATGGCAATGATCTGCAAGCCTTCGCTTCTGATCGCCGACGAGCCGACGACCGCGCTCGATGTCACGATCCAGGCGCAGATCCTCGACCTGATGCGGCAGTTGCAGAAGGATTTCGGCATGTCGATCCTGTTCATCACCCATGACATGGGCGTTGTGGCCGAGATGGCGGACGATGTCGCGGTCATGTATGCTGGCGGGGTGGTCGAGCAGGCCGGCGTCGACGCGCTCTTCAACGACACCCGGCATCCCTACACGAAGGGACTTCTCTCCTCTATCCCGGGGCCGTGGCGCCCGCGCGGCGAACGGCTGGTGCCGATTCCGGGTTCCGTTCCGCCGCTTGCCAGCCTGCCGCCGGGATGCGCTTTCGCGCCGCGCTGCGGCTATGCCGAACCGCGCTGTCGCGAGCCGGTGGCGCTGACGCGCAAGGCGCCCGACCATCTGGCCGCCTGCATCCTTGAAGGTGTTGAGGCGCCATGACGGAACCGTTTATCAGCATTCGCAACATGACCAAGACGTTCGGCCCTGCGAGTGACCCGGTCTATGCCGTCAACGACGTCAGCTTCGATATCCCGAAGGGGTCGATAACGGGGCTGGTCGGAGAAAGCGGTTCGGGAAAATCCACGCTCGGGCGCAGCCTGCTCAGGCTGATCGAGCCGACATCGGGCAGCACGGTTTTCGACGGCTGCGACCTCAACAGCCTGAAGGCCGGTGACCTGAGGGCCATGCGTCGGCGCATGCAGATGGTGTTTCAGGACCCGGTTTCCTCCCTTAACCCCCGGCTTTCGGTCGAGGCGATCATTGCCGAAGGTCTCGTCGCGCATGGCATCGGTTCGCGGCGCACCCGCCGCGATAAAGTGGCTTCGCTTCTGGAAGAGGTTGGTCTCAGCGCCGACCACATGCGGCGCTATCCGCACGAATTCTCGGGCGGCCAGCGTCAGCGCATCGGCATTGCCCGCGCGCTCGCGCTGGAGCCGGAATTCATCGTCGCCGACGAGAGCGTCTCCGCCCTCGATGTGTCGATCCAGGCGCAGGTGCTCAATCTGCTGCTCGATCTGCGCGAACGGCGCAACCTGACCATGCTGTTCATCGCCCACGACCTGTCGGTTGTCGACTATCTCTGCGATCAGGTCGCGGTGATGTATCTGGGCCGGCTGATGGAAATCGGTCCAGCCGCCGATATCCACGAACGTCCGCGCCACCCCTACACGCTGGCGCTGAACTCGGCAATTCCGATGCCGCGGCCTGGCGCTGCGCGCGACCGGGAGGTTCTAAAGGGCGATATCCCCAGTCCGATGTCGCCGCCATCCGGATGCGTCTTTCGGACCCGATGCGCGCATGCGCGCGAGATCTGCGCCTCCGGCATTCCCTCGCCCGTGGAGGTTTCCGCGGGTCATTACAGTCACTGCAAGAGAATAGAGGCAATTGGTGAAAATTGATAATTTGCGGGAATCGCCGGAGGCGAGACTCGTCCGGTCCGGCCTCGCGCTCCCGGCGGATCCGCCCCGGCCGGTCGGCTCGTTCTGCAACGTACGCCGGTCCGGCAATCTGCTGTTCGTATCCGGCCAGGGACCCGTGCTCGCCGACGGCACACTCATGACCGGGAAGGTCGGCGACACCGTTTCGGCTGAAGAAGCGCGCGAACATGCCGAACTCGTCGCGGTCAACATCCTGACCGCCCTGCGCGCGTTTTGCGACGGCTCGCTCGACCGGGTGAGAGGCGTGGTGAAGCTGCTTGGCCTCGTCAACGCGACGCCGGAGTTTTCGCGCCACCCCTATGTCATCGACGGCGCCTCGGATCTGCTCGCCCCCATCTTCGGACAGGCCGGCATTCACTCGCGCTCCGCGTTTGGCGTGGGCTCGCTGCCCAACCAGATCACGGTCGAGATCGAGGCAATCTTCGAAATCGATGCGGAAGGCATTCAAGCCGGAACAACGGCGGATGTTCTATGACCCACGGCGCGCTCGACAAGACTTGCAGCCTCGCGCACCTGCACGGAAATGCTGTCGAACTTCTCCTCGAGCCGGTGGCGCGGCATGACCACGGACATGGTGAGCTGGCAGGCGCCGTCAGCGTCGCGGATGGGGGCGGCGATGCAGACCACGCCCTCCTCGGAACTGCCCGACTGCACCGAAAGCCCTTCGAGAAAGTCCTTGCGACTGCGCTCGGAAAGAGCTTCCGGATCGGTTTCGGCAAGCCCGGTGTTGGAGGGACGAGCGCTTTCCGCGAAGGCGGCGGTGCGTTCGGCCGGATCGAGGTGGCCGAGCAGAAGCAGGCCCGAAGCGGTCCAGTTGAGCGGAACGCGGGTGCCGACATCGGAGGTCACGCGAAAGTGGCCCTCGCCCTCGGCCATGCCGATGACGACCATCATGCCGCCGTCGCGTGCGCAGACCTGAACCATCTCGCCGGTTCGCCGGCTGAGCGCGAGCATTTCCTTCTCGGCCTCGACATACATGTTCATGCGCGAGCGGTAGGCAAGACCGTAATGCATCAGCCGCGGTCCGAACCAGACAAGGCTCTCGGACGTCCGGCTCAACATGCCGCGTTCGACCAGTTCATCGATCAGTCGGTAGATCGTGGAAACCGGCGCGGCGGCGCTCTTGGCGAGTTCGTAGGCGGTCATGGGACGCCTGTAGTCGAGCAGGATATCCATGATCTGCAGCGTCCTGTCGATACCGCTGGTGCGCGAGCGCGGCGCTTTGCTGGTGTCTTGCATTCCAGTTCCGACCTTCCTTGATTGACCTCATCTTATTTCATAATTATGGAGTATTTTTCAATGGGCAATGACCAACCCTCCACAGCGCCGGACTGGCGCTGGCACGACGAAAACGGCTTCCGGCGCATCGTCAACGTCGCCGGCACGATGACGGGGCTCGGCGCCTCGGTAGCGCCCGCCCCGGAAGTTTCGGGCGAGACGGCCGCCGCCACCGAGCGTTTCGTCGACATGCATGAATTGCAGGCGCTCGCCAGCAGGACGATTACGGAACTGACCGGCGCCGAGGCGGGCTGTCTGACGGCTTCGGCAGGGGCCGGCATATCGCTTGCGGTGGCGGCCTGCATCACCGGCCTCGACCCGGCGCGGGTGGAGGCGCTGCCTCTCAACCCCGGCCCGAAGTCGGGGGTCGCGGTGCAGATGGGGCATCTGTGCGAATACGGGTCATCGATCGCGACCGGGGTCGCGCTTGCCGGCGCGAATGTCCGCGTCGCCGGCACGGCGACGCTGTGCAAGGACTTCCAGCTTTCCGCGGTCCTCGACGAGAACTGTCGATTTGCCTTTGAAACCGGGACTCGCGCCTTGAGCGTTTTCAAGGATTTGCGTGAGACTGAAGTGTAACGCCTTTCACTTCAAACGAGACTCCAGGGGGCTTTTGTTACACTCAAATTGGGATTGATCGACCGGTCGATCGACCGTAATGTCGGTGTATGATTTCACCCCTCGAAGACCCCAAAATCGGCCAGGACACTGGGGACGACGGTCCACAAGAATTCCTGCGAGATCTTTTGCGCCGTAGCGGTGGAACGGTAAATGCTGAGGTGGTCGCAGAGGCACGTGAAGAATATGGTATTCCGCGC includes:
- a CDS encoding amidohydrolase/deacetylase family metallohydrolase; its protein translation is MSLTLVNFHIIGFDDAPDQIHIGDDGLLAKNAAPDARLIDCNGAFLSPGWCDLHVHVWHGGTDISVRASQAGRPTGVTAMADAGSAGEASFHGLREYVIERQSETVRAFLNIGSIGLVACNRVPELIDWRSIDIDKTLAVVEANRDVICGIKVRASGVIVGSWGITPAKIAKRVAEMTRLPLMVHVGEPPPLIDEVFELLTPGDIVTHCFNGKAAGSIRDTDALFKMAQDMAARGILMDIGHGGASFNFETARASMADGLKPFSISTDLHLHSIEDPVRDLATTMSKLYGLGLPFDDCIEAVCAGPRGVLGLSGRGGLAAGTRADFTVFDFAEASLPVLDSQGNTMTLERLFEPRMTVIGNDVQPAARRAS
- a CDS encoding RidA family protein, which gives rise to MRESPEARLVRSGLALPADPPRPVGSFCNVRRSGNLLFVSGQGPVLADGTLMTGKVGDTVSAEEAREHAELVAVNILTALRAFCDGSLDRVRGVVKLLGLVNATPEFSRHPYVIDGASDLLAPIFGQAGIHSRSAFGVGSLPNQITVEIEAIFEIDAEGIQAGTTADVL
- a CDS encoding ABC transporter substrate-binding protein, yielding MNRLLSQLSCASALALAMAVSGHAQAQTEVDVAMIGEPDTFDPMVSTKDVVSIVTQHFVETLFTFDDNWATVPLLAAATPDVSDDGLTYVIPIREGVTFHDGSTMDSADVVGSLERWLKVASRGKSVAAYVDSVEATGDYEVTIKLNQPYAPLLSLLAFSNSAAVVYPEEILADQIDNVVGTGPYEIADYVPDQYIQLVRFDGYTQPTGAAERKQIPDEIRFVPVADPNTRVEGLLSGQFDFADSLSTESYGRLESSDVAEPLLLEPFGWPLFAMNHKKGMMTDIEIRKAVQAALPFDDMLYAAFGDEKFYQVEGAMYPEGWVWNNDGGVELYNQNDIKAAAAHLEKAGYDGTPLRILTSRQYEFHYQMALVAKAALEAAGFKVQMDVVDWATLAERRNNPDLWDIYITHSPFLPEPALISSFSAEAREGWNDPVKNEIYARFTTETDPEIRKAVFKELQTELYENVGFIKIGNFNALQGKSKTLEGVSASPWPQFWNASTSE
- a CDS encoding ABC transporter permease encodes the protein MTNYLIRRFVGMLVVTFLVLTIAFVLVRLAPGDPAALMLGPDATPQDVMDLRASLGLDRPIFVQYLTFVANAAQGDLGRSLFFDNSVTSVLAARAEPTVFLSLFSLIFALVIATPIGIYAAYRRGSVLDQSAVTTAMLAASVPSFLTGLIFQRYLATELGWFPASGYGGPDAGFLDRMWHLVLPSITLGIVNSALILRFTRASMLDILGEDYVRTARAKGMSERRVVLRHALKNAGIPIITVVGLTFALLVAGAVVTERVFNLPGLGSLVVNAVLRRDYPVIQGTLIVVAILYVFINLLTDLLYLVIDKRVRY
- a CDS encoding ABC transporter permease, which produces MADTTLSSGTPETAEPEGTGEPGFFRVLLARRSVQVSLAVFLAIAILCLFASLVAPANPDAMSVRERLQGPSAAHWFGTDAFGRDVLSRLLYAGRSSLSIGLSVAILSSLIGVVIGLTAGFFSRLDWPFSRLIDAMMAFPDILMALSLVAIFGGTLTNVVVALSIVYAPRVARIVRASTMVIREMPYVEAARALGTRTWRIMITHALRNIVSPILVQATFIFAYAMLAEAGLSFLGIGVDPETPTWGIMVNEGRQYLDTAIYLILFPGVAISLSVLTLQIVGDALRDALDPHLAKEA
- a CDS encoding ABC transporter ATP-binding protein, with translation MTEPFISIRNMTKTFGPASDPVYAVNDVSFDIPKGSITGLVGESGSGKSTLGRSLLRLIEPTSGSTVFDGCDLNSLKAGDLRAMRRRMQMVFQDPVSSLNPRLSVEAIIAEGLVAHGIGSRRTRRDKVASLLEEVGLSADHMRRYPHEFSGGQRQRIGIARALALEPEFIVADESVSALDVSIQAQVLNLLLDLRERRNLTMLFIAHDLSVVDYLCDQVAVMYLGRLMEIGPAADIHERPRHPYTLALNSAIPMPRPGAARDREVLKGDIPSPMSPPSGCVFRTRCAHAREICASGIPSPVEVSAGHYSHCKRIEAIGEN
- a CDS encoding IclR family transcriptional regulator, which encodes MQDTSKAPRSRTSGIDRTLQIMDILLDYRRPMTAYELAKSAAAPVSTIYRLIDELVERGMLSRTSESLVWFGPRLMHYGLAYRSRMNMYVEAEKEMLALSRRTGEMVQVCARDGGMMVVIGMAEGEGHFRVTSDVGTRVPLNWTASGLLLLGHLDPAERTAAFAESARPSNTGLAETDPEALSERSRKDFLEGLSVQSGSSEEGVVCIAAPIRDADGACQLTMSVVMPRHRLEEKFDSISVQVREAASLVERAVGHRTSAVVPA
- a CDS encoding ABC transporter ATP-binding protein, translated to MNEDAILDVRGLNVRFRGQGREVAALRDVSFSIGRGRTLALVGESGSGKSVTSLALMGLLPPNGRIAAGTLAYRHRDGRMLELTELGEAERRRLRGDQMSMIFQEPMSSLNPLFTIGDQIGEMLFLHETMDAATRRRRTIEMLELVEIPEAARRMDSYPHELSGGMRQRVMIAMAMICKPSLLIADEPTTALDVTIQAQILDLMRQLQKDFGMSILFITHDMGVVAEMADDVAVMYAGGVVEQAGVDALFNDTRHPYTKGLLSSIPGPWRPRGERLVPIPGSVPPLASLPPGCAFAPRCGYAEPRCREPVALTRKAPDHLAACILEGVEAP